The Daucus carota subsp. sativus chromosome 7, DH1 v3.0, whole genome shotgun sequence genome window below encodes:
- the LOC108196437 gene encoding uncharacterized protein LOC108196437, with product MAAAEARAAWQRTANRCFVQEDAKRAPKLACCPSSGATAKQVDSGPASATDGQDYCVPGFVPHSNNPSYMNVSPDTKWWLQMQPNYGYKKGFLNDQLNTMDAEVDIHGVGFASLNVKTSRVHLNNVGTLVTRNLNSDPTHGSEGRVCASFIKKERSVNKQELKAEYAKGVQESVKMKDGKESYEFVEMDHIDGASLNTSDEWCLDSGSPLIGSGKKDPWWKTADSDELASFVTQRSSVHVENCDLPQPQVNHIRRDPNVRARLPNYNGSFNSSVDMKPQNADRSNRSSYRSGGGTPKSTCGSNWSVEGNSKSGVDSPLSYNTTRSGKAETNTSDKDDCKAQLLEALRHSQTRAREAEMAAKQAYAEKEHVVKLFFRQASEFFAYKQWFQLLQLENLYYQIKNNKNHPMSDLFPSVLPWMPIKNRKMRKKAIKGKCSKQGRSRCNIHKYTFMFALGLSLVGAGLFLGWTIGWMFPALLA from the exons ATGGCGGCTGCAGAAGCAAGAGCTGCTTGGCAGAGAACAGCTAATCGTTGCTTTGTCCAAGAAGACGCAAAAAGAGCTCCAAAACTAGCTTGCTGTCCATCTTCAGGAGCAACAGCTAAGCAGGTCGATTCTGGACCTGCAAGTGCAACAGATGGGCAAGACTATTGTGTTCCGGGTTTTGTTCCCCATAGCAACAACCCTTCATATATGAATGTATCTCCTGACACTAAATGGTGGCTCCAGATGCAACCCAACTACGGGTACAAGAAGGGATTTTTAAATGATCAATTAAATACCATGGACGCAGAGGTGGATATCCATGGAGTTGGTTTTGCGAGCCTGAATGTGAAAACAAGTCGAGTCCACCTAAACAATGTTGGTACATTAGTTACTAGAAATTTAAACTCGGACCCCACCCATGGCAGTGAAGGTAGAGTTTGTGCAAGTTTTATAAAGAAAGAACGCAGTGTTAACAAGCAAGAGCTTAAGGCAGAATATGCAAAGGGTGTTCAAGAATCTGTAAAGATGAAGGATGGTAAAGAATCTTATGAATTTGTAGAAATGGATCACATTGATGGAGCTAGTTTAAATACATCAGATGAGTGGTGTCTTGATTCAGGATCTCCATTGATCGGGAGTGGGAAAAAAGATCCTTGGTGGAAAACTGCAGATAGTGATGAATTAGCTTCTTTTGTTACACAGAGATCATCTGTTCATGTCGAGAATTGCGATCTTCCCCAGCCCCAGGTGAATCACATTAGAAGGGACCCGAATGTTCGTGCTCGGCTTCCCAATTATAATGGGAGTTTTAACTCATCTGTTGATATGAAGCCTCAAAATGCTGATCGCAGCAATCGGAGTAGTTATAGAAGTGGCGGTGGCACTCCAAAAAGCACATGTGGAAGCAATTGGTCAGTTGAAGGAAACTCAAAATCTGGTGTAGATAGTCCCCTCAG CTATAACACAACCAGATCAGGTAAAGCTGAAACAAACACTTCTGATAAAGATGACTGCAAGGCTCAGTTGTTGGAAGCACTGAGGCATTCTCAAACCCGTGCCAGGGAAGCGGAGATGGCAGCAAAGCAAGCATATGCTGAGAAGGAACATGTTGTGAAGCTTTTTTTCAGACAGGCGTCCGAGTTTTTTGCATATAAACAGTGGTTCCAGCTCCTACAGTTGGAAAACTTGTACTATCAgataaaaaacaacaaaaaccaTCCAATGTCTGATCTTTTCCCATCGGTGTTGCCATGGATGCCTATAAAGAATAGGAAGATGCGAAAGAAGGCAATAAAGGGCAAGTGTTCCAAGCAAGGGCGTTCGAGATGTAATATTCACAAGTACACATTTATGTTTGCTTTGGGGTTGAGTCTTGTAGGTGCTGGATTATTCTTGGGTTGGACCATTGGTTGGATGTTTCCAGCCTTGTTAGCTTAG
- the LOC108193857 gene encoding zeatin O-glucosyltransferase, with the protein MHETDRYPPQSTQLTTTLPLKMSSFHSQLIVIMVPFPAQGHLNQLLHLSRLISSYNIPVHYVGTSLHNRQARTRVQGWDPKSISGIYFHEFNVPSFASPPPDPGSPLTHLQPCFDTAQHLRGPFATLLKNLSSVAKRVVVIHDSLMSSVVQDVGSVKNAEAYVFHSVSAFTVFLHLWEEMERPFPISVDMLKDVPSLEGCFSAEFKNLISNEYKCIKFDSGRIFNTCRFIEAPFLDLLGRQEISKGMKQWALGPFNPVVTLSQNKCRSRHGCLEWLDKQAPDSVIYVSFGSTTSLTENQILELAVGLDKSNQKFIWVLREADKGDIFAENDQISQIFSMLPKGYEEKIKGKGMIVRDWAPQLEILEHSSTAGFMSHCGWNSCMESITMRVPILAWPMHSDQPRNAVLLTKFLKIGLAVKNWASRKDLVSAETIASAIQKLMESEEGSEIRKRAAKMGDDVRKSVADKGVSCLELDSFVAHISR; encoded by the coding sequence ATGCATGAAACAGATAGGTATCCGCCCCAGAGTACTCAACTAACCACAACACTCCCTCTAAAAATGTCCAGCTTTCATTCCCAACTAATTGTTATCATGGTCCCTTTCCCGGCACAAGGCCATCTCAACCAGCTCCTCCACCTCAGCCGCCTCATCTCTTCCTACAATATTCCGGTCCACTACGTCGGCACTTCCCTCCACAACCGCCAAGCCAGGACTCGCGTTCAAGGCTGGGACCCTAAGTCCATTTCCGGTATTTATTTTCACGAATTTAATGTTCCTTCTTTCGCTTCCCCTCCTCCTGACCCTGGCTCACCACTCACTCACCTTCAGCCGTGCTTCGACACGGCTCAGCATCTCCGCGGGCCTTTCGCGACACTTTTGAAAAATCTTTCATCTGTCGCCAAAAGGGTGGTTGTGATTCATGACTCGCTAATGAGCTCCGTTGTTCAAGACGTGGGTTCGGTGAAAAATGCCGAGGCTTATGTTTTTCATAGCGTTTCGGCTTTTACGGTTTTTTTGCACTTGTGGGAAGAGATGGAGAGGCCGTTTCCGATAAGCGTCGATATGTTGAAAGATGTTCCGTCGCTAGAAGGGTGCTTCTCGGCCGAATTCAAGAATTTAATTAGCAACGAATATAAGTGCATAAAATTCGATTCTGGCCGAATATTCAACACGTGCAGATTTATCGAAGCCCCGTTTCTTGATTTACTTGGTAGGCAAGAAATCAGCAAGGGCATGAAGCAATGGGCTCTCGGTCCCTTCAACCCTGTCGTCACtctgtcccaaaataagtgtcgcAGTCGTCACGGATGCCTGGAGTGGCTCGACAAACAAGCTCCGGACTCCGTGATATACGTTTCGTTCGGGTCCACAACTTCACTCACTGAAAATCAAATTCTCGAGCTTGCTGTTGGATTAGACAAAAGCAACCAAAAGTTCATTTGGGTATTAAGGGAGGCTGACAAAGGAGATATCTTCGCTGAAAACGATCAGATTTCACAAATATTCAGCATGCTGCCAAAAGGGTACGAAGAAAAGATAAAAGGAAAGGGAATGATCGTGAGAGATTGGGCGCCGCAGCTCGAGATTCTAGAACATTCCTCAACAGCCGGATTCATGAGTCACTGTGGATGGAATTCATGCATGGAAAGCATCACAATGAGAGTGCCAATTCTAGCTTGGCCGATGCATTCGGATCAGCCAAGAAACGCTGTTTTGTTAACAAAGTTTCTGAAAATCGGGCTGGCTGTGAAGAATTGGGCCTCCAGAAAGGACTTGGTGAGTGCAGAAACAATTGCAAGTGCAATTCAAAAGCTGATGGAGTCTGAAGAAGGGAGTGAGATAAGAAAGAGAGCAGCCAAGATGGGGGATGACGTCAGAAAGTCAGTGGCAGATAAGGGAGTTAGCTGCTTGGAGTTGGATTCTTTTGTTGCTCACATTTCTAGATAA
- the LOC108194034 gene encoding protein EIN6 ENHANCER: MEHEVIEAELVLPTHLSFKKVQMYEKFPKGQSRGRHWKHLKQIIQAENYQNYPADEPNYVNIESPPSMHPNKKICDITGYEAPYHDPRTKLRYANTEVFKQIRSLPNEYVQSYLALRNAAVVLR; this comes from the exons ATGGAACACGAAGTCATTGAAGCAGAGCTAGTACTGCCAACCCATTTAAGCTTTAAGAAAGTCCAAATGTATGAAAAGTTTCCAAAGGGTCAATCTAGAGGTAGACACTGGAAACATCTAAAGCAGATCATTCAAGCGGAGAATTACCAGAACTACCCTGCTGATGAACCTAACT ATGTTAATATCGAATCACCACCTTCTATGCACCCAAACAAGAAGATTTGTGATATTACTGGTTATGAG GCACCGTACCATGATCCAAGGACAAAACTTCGTTATGCTAATACTGAAGTGTTTAAGCAAATCAGGTCACTTCCGAATGAGTATGTCCAGAGTTACCTGGCACTAAGGAATGCAGCAGTTGTTCTCAGATGA
- the LOC108194007 gene encoding exonuclease DPD1, chloroplastic/mitochondrial, producing MRTVSMCFSLLQVPRCRFHTLASSWWDNFHKLGRTGVKGSRLDHLRSNNSDLDGGHTRKYVRTVTTKTDQKRKSALNKKSEVVGHGMTLSSNELHTNKLEISTVERKDFGTQQKVTENKELAKLMTIIIFDIETTGFSRENERIIEIALQDLVGGENSTFQTLINPECYVPNSHIHGISTHMVSRPDVPRMKELIPILVEYIQSRQKPGGQVLWIGHNARSFDVPFLIKEFSRCSIEIPKDWIFMDTLPLARELVKSGGPNCPSKTSLQALREHYKIPLVGSAHRAMSDVYSLSLVLQRMTFDLKVPISGLLDRSFKASEVSIAKKKKSSR from the exons ATGAGAACAGTTTCGATGTGCTTCTCACTTTTGCAAGTTCCCAGATGTAGATTTCATACTTTAGCTAGTTCTTGGTGGGATAACTTCCACAAACTAGGTAGGACGGGAGTAAAAGGCTCTAGATTAGATCATCTTCGTTCTAACAACAGTGATCTTGATGGAGGACATACTAGGAAATATGTTAGAACTGTGACCACAAAAACAGATCAGAAAAGGAAAAGTGCCTTGAACAAAAAATCTGAAGTTGTTGGACATGGAATGACTTTATCAAGCAATGAGTTACATACAAACAAATTAGAGATAAGTACAGTTGAAAGAAAGGACTTTGGAACTCAACAAAAGGTTACTGAGAACAAAGAGTTGGCCAAACTCATGACTATCATCATTTTCGACATTGAAACTACAGGTTTTAGCAGGGAGAATGAACGAATTATTGAGATCGCACTTCAGGATCTTGTCGGGGGTGAAAACAGCACTTTTCAGACTCTTATAAATCCTGAATGCTATGTGCCTAATTCACATATTCACGGCATCTCAACACATATGGTTAGCAGGCCTGATGTCCCAAG GATGAAGGAACTCATTCCCATATTAGTGGAGTATATACAGAGCCGCCAGAAACCTGGTGGTCAGGTTCTGTGGATTGGTCACAATGCTCGGTCTTTCGATGTTCCTTTCTTGATTAAGGAATTTAGTCGTTGCTCTATTGAGATTCCGAAGGATTGGATATTCATGGACACACTTCCTCTAGCACGGGAATTAGTGAAGTCTGGAG GACCAAACTGTCCTTCAAAAACGTCACTGCAAGCGCTTCGTGAACACTATAAAATTCCGTTGGTTGGTTCAGCGCACAGAGCCATGTCAGATGTGTACTCGCTATCACTAGTTCTCCAAAGGATGACTTTTGACTTGAAAGTACCTATATCTGGACTTCTTGATAGATCTTTTAAAGCATCAGAAGTAAGTATTgctaagaagaagaagagttcAAGGTAG